CTCATCACCACCTACAACCACTTGGAGTCCATCGGCGTTCATACCGGCGACAGGGTGAAGGTTGGCCAGGTCATCGCACGCGTGGGCACCACCGGATGGTCCACGGGCTGCCACCTGCATTTCGAAGCCATCCTCAACGGCCGCTACACCAATCCCCTGCGGTGGAGCTTCCTCCAGCTCCGGGCTTTGGGCCAGGTTCCGGCCGACATGGTTTCGTACGCGCCGGGCCAGGGAGCCTCCGCGGGCATGATCAGCTGGACTATTCCCCTCCAGGTGGACCCGGGCGATGGGTCGCCGGCGGCCGGGCTGCTGCCGTCGCCCTTCCCGCCGCTCCTGCCACGTCTTCCAAGCCCAGTGCCGTCCGAAGCGACGGGCATCGTGCTCCCACCTCCCAGCGCGCAAACGACGACGTCGGCCCCGCCACCGCCCGAACCATCCGGAGGTGCCGCGCCGCCTTCGTCCGGCCCGGCACCCAGCGGGCCGCCGGCTGCTCAGCCAAGCCCGACGCCGTCGCCCACTTCGCCGAGCCCGACGCCTTCGCCAACTGGGCCGACGCCGTCGCCCACTTCTCCGAGCCCGTCGCCTTCCCCGACAGAGCCGGTCAGCCCGACTCCCGCGCCCACTGATCCGGCGCCCTCGCCCACTTCGCCGGGTCCGTCGCCTTCGCCGACCCAGCCGACCCCCACAGAGCCGGTCAGCCCGACTCCCGCGGCCACTGATCCGGCTCCCTCGCCCACCTCACCGGCGCCCGTCGACCCGGCTCCTGCCCCGCCGGCTCCTACACCTGCGCCAACGCCAATTGCACCTGCTCCCGCACCGGCACCAGCACCTGCTCCCGCACCTGCGCCGGCTCCAGTTGCTCCGGCTCCGGCTCCGGCTCCGGCTCCTGCTCCCGCACCCTCCCCGGTTCCCGCACCCGCCCCGGCACCGACGACGGTAGCGCCTGCTCCGGCGCCGGCGCCGGCACCGGTTCCGGTCCCGGCTCCGACGACCGTGCCGCCTGCGCCAACCCCAACGCCAACCCCCACGCCATCGCCCTCGTTGACCGGACCCGTACCCACAACGCCGCCGGCCTAGAAAAACTCCGGTCCGTACCCGTACATGGGGGCTTCGGCAACGAACTCCCCATATGAATAATTCTTCGCTGATGCGCAGCCCGCGCCCCTGTATCCGATCCCGCTGATCCTCAATGACGGGACCAGGACGAATTTTGGACAGTTCGAAGGGAAAGTAGTGCTGGTGGTCAATGTCGCCTCGAACTGCGGATTCACCCGCCAATACGCAGGCCTCGAAGCCCTCTACGGCAAGTTCCGGGACCGGGGGTTCGAAGTCCTTGGCGTTCCGTGCAACCAGTTCGCGGGTCAGGAACCCGGTACCGACGACGAAATTGCGGACTTCTGTGAACGGAATTTTGGCGTCACGTTCCCACTCACGGCCAAGACCGATGTCCGCGGCAGGAACCAGCACCTGCTCTCCGGCGAGCTCACCAAGTTCCGGACCGGCCTGCTGCCGGGGATGGTGAAGTGGAACTTCGAGAAGTTCCTGGTCAACCGCGAGGGGAATGTGGTGGCCCGGTTCGCTCCCACAGTGGAGCCGGACTCAGCAGCAGTGATCGACGCGATCGAGCAGGAGCTCGGATAAGGGCGGGTTGTCCGAACATCGTCCGCAAAAGCGCAGTTCTTTTAACTTTTTCCACATCAGCAACGGCGATTCACCCCAAGTTTGCCAAATGTCTGATTGGATAAATATTACTGAAGGGTACAAGGGAAGAACGGCTTCCCACCGACCATAGAGGTAGCAATGGAGCACATCGAGGCCGAACATCCCCGGCCACGCCACTTCCTACTCCACCTGAGCGATCCCCACCTGTTGGGAGGTCCAGAACCCCTCTACGGAACCGTCGACAGCGAAGCCAGGCTTATCCAGCTGTTCGACGAAGTCAAAGCATCCGGCGCCAGGCCGGAAGCCGTGATTTTTACCGGCGACCTCGCCGACAAGGGCGATGCACAGGCCTACGTCAAGCTGCGCGCCATCGTCGAGCCCGCCTGCAAGGAACTCGGCGCCCAGGTCATTTGGGCCATGGGCAACCACGACGACCGTGCCAATTTCCGCAAGGGCCTGCTCGACCAACCCGGTACGGATGAACCGGTGGACCACAGCTACTTCATCAACGGGCTGCGCGTCATCACGCTGGACACCACCGTCCCGGGTTTCCACCACGGCGAACTGAGTGCCGCCCAGTTGGAGTGGCTGGCCCGGCAGCTGGAAACCCCCGCGCCGGACGGCACCATCCTGGCCCTCCACCACCCTCCGGTCCCGTCTGTCCTGGATCTTTCGGTGCTTGTGGAACTGCGGGACCAGGCATCCCTGGCGGCCGTGGTGCGCAACTCGGACGTCCGCACCATCCTGGCCGGCCACCTGCACTACTCCACCACTGCCAGCTTCGCCGGCGTGCCCGTGTCGGTCGCGTCCGCGTCCTGCTACACGCAGGACCTCAACGTTCCGGTGGGAGGCACCCGCGGACAGGACGGCGGCCAGGCGTTCAACCTGGTGCACGTCTACGAGCACACCATCGTGCACTCGGTGGTTCCGCTGGGCAGCTCGCCCACCGTGGGCGAGTACGTCTCACCCGAAGAAACGGCCCGGCGCCTGGAAGCGGCGGGCGTCCGGATCCCGGAAACCACCAAGCAGCTGGGGAGCTCCAAGCTCGGAATCAGCGTGCGACGCTAGGCATAGCTTGAAGGTGATGCCGGTCCCCGTTGGGGGACCGGCATTGGTCTTTCCTGGCTACTTTTCCCAGGGCGCCTTGATGGGGAAGTACCGTTCCAGGAAATCGGTCACCAGTTCGGCCCGCTCGTCCGCACTGACCTCGGGGAAGCTGCCGTCGTTCAGGCAGAAGAAGTCCATGTTCCGCTTGCCCAGCAGCTTGGGCAGGTACTTCAGCCCGGACCGCATGGTGGTGTCCACATAACGCACCTTGGCCGCTGTCTGGGTGACGGCCAGGCCGGTGAGCAGGGCGTAGTAGTGGTAGAACGAGTTGGTCACGGAGATGTTGTCCGCCGCCCGGAACCGGCTGGCCGCCGTCTTGCGGAACTCCTCAGGGAACTCTTGCTCCATCTGGCTTACCACGCTGCGCCGCAGGGGCGCGGCGGTGTGCTCAAGGTGCCGGGTGGTGATCCGCCCGAACCGGTTCCACAGCAGCTTGCGGTTCACGCGGGCGGCGTTCTCGAATCCGCTGCGCTCGGCATCGTTCTCGCCCAGGCCGATCCTGGTTTCCGCCTCGATGAACTTGGTGATGCCGCCGGGGGTAAAGAACATGTCCGGGCCCACGGGGCGGCCGAAGAACATGTCGTCGTTGGAGTAGAGGAAGTGCTCGGACAACCCCTCGATGTTGTGCAGCTGGCACTCCACCGCCTGGGAGTTGTGGGTGGGCAGCACCGAGGGATCAGAGAAGAACTCCTCGCTGCGGACGATCGTGACGGAGGGGTGGTCGGCCAACCAGGCCGGCGCGGGGGAGTCCGTGGCGATGAAGATGCGGCGGATCCAGGGCGCAAACATGTAGACCGAGCGCAGCGCGTACTTCAGCTCGTTGATTTGCCGGAAGCGGGCCTCATGGTCGTCGCCTTCACCCAGGACATGTCCCTTTTGCTGGGCGCGGCGGGCCGCGATGTATTCGGGGGAGCTGCCGTCCACCCAGGAGAAGACGATGTCGACGTCGAAGCTGATGTCGCTGGCATGGTCGGCGAACATGTTCTCGATGGTGGGCCAGGTGTGGCCGTAGCGCTCCACCGTGCCGCGGACCGCGTCCTGGCGCAGCAGGGTCCTGCGGGTCAGGGAGTTTTCGATGGGAAGGGTGAGTTGTTCGCCCTCGAAGGCCCACAGTTCGATCTGGACGCCGGCGGAGGCGCCGAACTCGAAGCCGCCCACCGGCTCAACCCGCGGACGGTAGAGGCGGAAGATGCGGCCCTGCCGGTTGGGGGACAGTTCGCCGTCGGCCACCAGGACGGATGTCTTTTTCTTGGCATCCACGGTCATGGAGTAGAAGGGCTCGTCCCGGCAGGCCTCCACCAGGGCAGCGCGAAGCTTCTTCCGGTCCTTCCAGTCCAGAGCCAGCACGGGCCGGTCGTTGTTCCCGCGGACCAGGAGGTAGGAGAGGCCGGCGTTGGCCAGGACGTTGCGCAGGAACAGCAGGTCTTCCACCATGGCCTGGTATGGGGTCCTGGTGTCGTTGATCAGGGAATAGCGGCCCTTGTGCCTGATGACGTCCGGCCGGTGGCTGAGCCGCTGCTCCGCCGCCGCCGACGTGATCTCGGCATGAAATTGTTCCTCCACGGACGCCTGGCCGCCGTAGTAGACCTCGTCCTGGACCGGTGCTTCTGTAATGGTTGTCTCCGTGCTGCTGGAAGTGGGCATTCTTACCTGCATGATAGTCCTGCAGTTGTAACGGGAGGTTTCGGAGCGCCGTCAGGGCACCCCGGTGAACGTTCGACGGCGGCCCGGCAGCGGCTCAGGCGTCCAGCGCCTCCCGCCAGGCGCGCAGGAAGGCGCCGCCGGCGTCGTCGTGGATCACTGTGGCTTCCAGCCCCAGGTCCTCCGCCGTGAGCACCGGGTAGGGCTTGTTGGGCACGCCGTCCGCAGGGCGCACGTCCACGTGCTTGACGGAATGGTCGTTGTGGTGGAGCCAATCAGCCATGGCGTAGTCGGTGCGTGAATCGCCCACCGTCCGCCACGCCTGCGGCGTGATGCCCTGGGCCGCGAGGAGTTCCACGGCGCGGCTGGCGCCCAGGTCCTTCCCCAGGCGTACGGACTCGATGTCAGTGGAAATGATGGTGGGATCCACGCGGTAGTCCACCTCGTCGTCGGAATTGGGGACGTGGTGGTCCAGCCGGACAACGCCGAGGCCGTGCCGCACCATGAGCTCCATCGCTTCGGCGTCGAACAGCTTTTGCTCGGCCAGGTAGTCGGCGCTCGGCACGTCGATGTGCTGCTCCACGGACACCATGGCCCGCTTGGTTTCATCGAAGAACATGTGCGCGGCGTAGTCCTCTGCCACCAGCCGGCGGATGTCGTCGCCATACGCTGCCGGCACGGCCAGTTCCCGGTCCACGTGGACGGGCCCGGGCCCGGCGGAGGTGTAGCTGAACCAGACGGCCCCCTTTTCGCAGATGGCGTGGATAACCGTGCCTGCCGGAATACCGGCCGCGATCATCGGTTCCATCACCTGCTCCCGGATGAAGGCGTCGGAGCGGCCGGTGTTGAAGATGACGGGAATCCCTGCCGCGGCGAGGGCCACCAGGTCCAGGATGATGTCCGCTTTAACGTTCCGGGTCACCGGGCTGGCCACCGGCCCATCCACATCCAGCAGGAGCGCCAGCGGCGGTGCGGACGGCAGGCGGATTCCGGGTGCGGGCACGGCTGGGGACTCGGTGGCTGTCATGGCTCCATTCTCTCAGCACGGGCGGGGGTGCTGCGCGGGCGCCGGGGGACGGGGGCGCTTTGTCACTGTTTGGCTACAACCTGGCACGCACCAGCCCTGCTACTTTCACTGGCGCGGCGCGGTGCCTACTGTGGCATGGTGATATTCAAAGCTGTGGGCGAGGGCCGCCCTTACCCCGACCATGGTTTCAACACCCCAAAACAGTGGGCCTCCCTGCCGCCGCGGCCCGTCCGGCTGGACGAACTGGTGACCACCAAGCGCACCCTGGACCTGGAGGCGCTGCTGGCGGAGGATTCCACCTTCTTTGGCGACCTTTTCCCGCACGTGGTGCAGTACCGGGGAACCCTGTATCTGGAGGACGGGCTGCACCGCGCGGTCCGCACCGCACTGCACCAGCGCACCGCAATCCACGCCCGGGTCCTGGTACTCGATGGCTAGGAAGCGGCCGGCGGACCCCAGCGTCCTTCACGGCCACCATGTTGTTTCCGGCCCGGAGCTGCGCGCCGCCATGGAAGCGGCCAAGGACGCCGATGAGACCGCCCGGGTCCGCCGCCGCGTACTGCACGGGGTGGTGCTGGTCCTGCTGATCGGCCTGATCGCCGCCGGCATCATCGTTGCCATGGCCATCATCAACGGGCGGCTGAAAATCCCTGCCGCCGAACCGGCCCCGACTCCGGTGTCATCCTGCCCGGCCTCGAGCTTCGACTACACACCCAACGACAAGGTCAACCTCAACGTCCTAAACTCCACCAGCCGGTCCGGGCTGGCCCGCTCGGTGGCGGACGAGTTCCTGGCACGGAAGTTCGTGGTGGGGAACGTGTCTAACATCAACGCCGGCTATCGGGGCGTGGCTGCGGTGGTGTCAGGTGCGGCCGGACAAGCGGCGGCCTTCACGGTGCAGCGCAATCTCCAGGGTTCCGACTACTTCCAGGACGGCAGGAACGACGCCAGCGTTGATGTGATCCTGGCGCAGGACTACAAGGGCCTCGTCCCGCCGGAACTTGTTGACCAGACTCCGGGCCAGCTCAGCTGCCCCCGGGAAAGCCGGCGCATAGCAGACCCTGACAAGCTGCCCGTTACGCCTGCCGCCTGATCCTCCGGCCCGGCACCTGGCGCCTGCCCGTCAGCTGGCCACCGCCGGAAGCTGCGCCACCCTGATGGGCCGCCCCCCGGCGTCGAACCTTGCACCTGCGCCCAACTGGATGAACCGCACGGTCCGGGCCACGCGGGCCTCCAGCTCGGCAGGCTCGTCGCTGCCCCTCGCCGCGCTGGAGGACAGGGTGCCCAGAATCAGTTGCGACTGCTGGCCCACGTCGGCTACGGGCAGGTAGCCCTGTTCCATGCCATCCCGCAGGATGCCCTGGAGCAGGACGCTGAGCTCACCCACGTGGTCCGAGAGTTTGGCAAAGGACGACGGCGACAGCACGGCCCCCATGGCAGGCCCAGGCGGGAGGTGGCGGCGGCTGAGGTCAACCACCTGGGCGCGGACGTACAGGGCCAGCCGGTCCACCGGGTTCTCCAGGCGCTCCAGTGCGTCGCGCAGGTCGGAAAGAAACTTTTCGGTTTCATCGAGGGCGTAGGAGATCAGGAGCTCTTCGATATCGGCGAAGTAGTTATAGACTGCAGTCCTGCCAATGCCTGCGTGGCGGGCCACGTCGGTCATGGTCAGCCCTGGAAGGCCGTGGGTGAACAGGAGCTCGCCGAAAGCGGTGAGGATGCGGCGCTGGGTCTCCGCGCGTTGTTCGGCATTGCTGGCCGCTGAAATCCTGGGCATGCGGACACTTTACCGCGATGTGTCAGTAAAGTGCGCTAGATGGCGCAACCGTCAGGACCGCAGGCTTCGGCGTCAGTGGAATTGACCAGGACCAGTGGGTTGGCTTCCTGCCAGGCCTGGTCCAGGGCTGCGGTGAACGTCTCCGTGGGCTGGGCTCCGGACAGCCCGAACTTGCGGTCGATCACAAAGAACGGGACACCGCTGATGCCCAGGCCCCGGGCTTCCTGGAAGTCGAACCGTACCTCGTCCGAGTACTTGTCCGTGGTGAACAGCTCATCCACCTCGGCGGCCGGCAGCCCCAGGTCCTTGCCGAGGGCGGACAGGTACTCCCGGCTGCCGATGTCCTTGCCGTGCTCGAAGTGGTCGCTGAGCAGGCGTTCCTTCGCCGCATCCTGTTTGCCGTGTGCCGCGGCCAGGTGGATCAGCCGGTGGGCGGTGAAGCTGTTCGCCACCACCACTTTGTCGAACCGGTAGTCCAGGCCTTCGCCCTTTGCCTGCTGGGCCACGTGCTCGAACATTTGGGAAACCTGCTGGGCCGGCATGCCCTTGCGGCTGCTCAGGTACTCCAGTTCGGTGCCGTCGTAGTGTTCCGGAAGCGTGGGATCCAGCTGGTAGCTGCGCCACACCACGTCAACGGCATCGCGGTGGGGAAATGCGGCCAGGGCAGCCTCGAACCGGCGCTTGCCGATGAAGCACCACGGGCAGGCGACGTCGGACCAGATCTCAATCTTCATGTCCTGCACAACCCGCGGGCTTCCGCCACCATTCCTGGCCCCGGGTATGAGATGTCCCACAACCGGGTCTTGTGGCCGGGGCAATCCTGCGGAATAGTCGGAGCAGAGGTCATGCAGCGGGCCCTTTCGGAAAGCACCGCGGCGCAGGTAATACGCCCGGTGAAGTATTGCCCGGCCAGCTGGGGAGCCCGGCCTGTCAAACCTGGGAGCCAGGAATGCGGATTGGACTTGTCACAGGGCCGTGGATTCAGGTGCCACCGGCAACGTACGGCGGAACCGAGAGAGTGGTGGACACGCTGGCCAGGGGCTTCGCGGCCTCCGGGCATGAGGTGCTTTTGGCAGCACCGTCAGACAGCACCTGCCCCGTGCAGTTGGTGCCCGGGATGCGGCCCACCGACTATGGGGGGCTGGGGACCACGCTCTCCGAGCTCAGCCACGTGGTCAGGGCTTACGAGGGGCTGAAGGGCGTGGACATCATCCACGACCACACGCTTGCGGGTCCCCTCTACCTGCACCGGCCCGGCGGGGTTCCGCTGGCAACCACCATCCACGGGCCAATCCACGAACAGGCTGCGGACATCTACCGTGCCGTAGCCAGGAGTGGAGCGGTCATAGCCATCTCCAGGGACCAGGCATCCCACGCACCCACGGTTCCCGTGACCCGCGTGATTCACCATGGAATGGACCTTTCCGCCGTACCGGTTGGGTCCGGAAGCGGCGGCTACCTGTGCTTCGTGGGCCGATCATGCCCGGATAAGGGCCTGGTTGAGGCCATCGCCATCGCGCGGCAGGCCGACATGCATCTTAAGATCGCGGTCAAAATGCGGGAGCCGGAAGAAATCCGCTACTTCCGGGATGTCATTGAACCGATGCTTGGGCCCAACGAGGACTTCGTGGGCGAGGTGGACGACGCCACCAAATACCGGCTGATGGGGGAGGCGGCAGCCTTCCTGAACCCTATCCAGTGGTCGGAGCCGTTCGGCTTGGTGATGATCGAAGCCCTGGCCACCGGAACGCCCGTGGTAGGGACGTACATCGGTTCCGCCCCGGAGATCGTTAAGCACGGACGCACGGGATTCCTGGGAAAGACAGAGGAGCTGGCCGGCTTCGTTCCTGCTGCTGCAGCACTGGACAGGGCTGGGTGCCGCAAATCCGTGGAGGACAGGTTCAGTGCCGAACGGATGGTTGCCGAGCACCTGGAACTCTACAGCGACCTGATTGAAGGGAGGATGCCGCCAGGGGTTCCGCACGGTACCCGGTTGCACCAGAATCGATAGGGGCAGAACTGCATTCCCGATCCCCCGGGAAGCGTCCCCTTCAGAAGGGAGTCCTTCCATGACAGCCTGGAACGCAGACAATGAGGCCACCGTTTCCGAGTCGGGCTCAGTCACTGTCCTGGAGGGTTCGTCCTTCTGTATTTCCTCGGGCAGTGGCGACATCAGTCCAGATGCCGGCACGAACGGAGCGTTCTACCAGGACACCCGCATCGTGTCCCGCTGGGTTCTGCGCGTCAACGGCTCGCTGCGCGAACCGCTTTCGGCCCAGCGCCCCCAACCCTTCCAGGCCACCTTCGTAGGGCGGGCAAAGTGGCCCGGCGGGAGATTCGACAGCCCGCTGGTGGTCCGGCAGGTCCGGCACATCGGCCCGGGCCTGCAGGACGACATCACGCTGGAAAATTATGCCGCCGAGCCCGTGGAATGCGACATCGAACTCCTGGTGGATGCCGACCAGGCCGACCTGTTTGACGTAAAAGGTGGACGCACCACGGGAGCGGATGACACCACCCGGACGGTGTCCGAGGGCAGGCTTGTCATCGAGGCCGGGCGCCATGGCCAGCAGCGCGGCTCCGCCATTGGGGCCCGGGACGCAGAGGTCAGCACGGACGGACTGCGCTTCCGGGTGACTGTCCCGGCCCGGGGCAAATGGGCCACCAGTGTCATTGTGGTGCCGCTGGTGAACGGTGAAGCGCCGGAAGAGCCATTCAAGGAAGGACAACTGCCGCATCACCGCGAGGGTGTGCGACGGCACCTGGCCTGGGAAGAGAACATCCCGCGGATCAGCATTGAGGACACCAGCCTCCAGAACCTGCTCAACCGAAGCCAGAGCGATCTTGGTGCCCTTCGCATCTTCGATGCCCATCACCCGGAACGGGCAGCGGTTGCTGCCGGTGCGCCATGGTTCATGGCCCTGTTCGGGCGGGATTCGCTGCTGACCTCCTACATGAGCCTGATGGTCAATCCCAACCTTGCCCTGGGCACCCTGCAGACCCTGGCCGGAATCCAGGGGAAGAAGGTGGACCCGGATTCGGAGGAAGAACCGGGGCGCATTCCCCATGAGGTTCGGCTCGGCGTGACGGCGGGCCTTTCCCTCGGCGGCACGGCGTACTACGGCACGGCGGATGCGACACCGCTTTTTGTAGCGGTCCTCGGTGAGCTGAGCCGTTGGGGGCTGTCCCGGGACAAGATCCAGCCGCTGCTGGCCCACGCCGACCGTGCACTGGACTGGATCGAAAATTACGGCGACCGGGACGGTGATGGATTCGTCGAATACCTCCGCGCCAATGACCATGGCCTGGTCAACCAGGGCTGGAAGGACTCCTGGGACGGCATCAACTTCGCCGACGGCACCATCGCCGAAGCCCCGATCGCCCTGTGCGAAGTCCAGGCCTATGTGTACTCCGCCTACCTGGGCAGGTCACTGCTGGCCCATTGGAGCGGCGACCCGGCCCTGGAACTGCACTGGGCCGACAAGGCAGCGGCGTTCAAGGAGGAGTTCAACAAGAAGTTCTGGCTGCCGGACAAGGGCTATTATGCGGTGGCGCTGGACAAGGACAAGCGGCCGGTCGACGCCCTGACCTCCAACATCGGCCATTGCCTGTGGACCGGCATCGTGGACCAGGACAAAGCGGTGTCCGTGATGGAGCATCTGATGTCCCCACAGATGTTCACCGGATGGGGCATCCGTACGCTGGCCTCGGACATGGGCGCCTATAACCCCGTCAGCTACCACAACGGCTCCGTGTGGCCGCACGATACGGCGCTGGTAGCCACGGGCCTGATGCGCTACGGGTTCGTGGACGAGGCCAAGCGGGTGGCCCTGGGAATCTTCGACGCTGCCGCGCACTTCGACGGTCGGCTGCCGGAACTGTTCTGCGGTTTCGACCGCGGAGAGTTTCCCAGCCCGGTGCCTTATCCCACGGCATGCTCACCTCAAGCGTGGGCTGCCGCGGCGCCCGTGCAACTCGCCCGCATCCTGCTCCGGTTCGACCCCGTCTTCACCCGGGACGTGGTGCACCTGGCACCCATCCTGCCTGAGGTGGTGGGCACCTTCCGGGCGGAGAACGTCCTGCTCGACTCCAGCCGGGTCACCATCAGCGCAGCCGGAACCAAAGGCAGTGTCGAGGGCCTTCCGCCGGGGCTCAAGCTCCTGACCGAGCCCCGGCCCCCGCTGGCCTACCCGCCGAACGGTTTTGCCGGGAGTTCCGTGCGGCACGGACTCAACCAGCCCGGCGCCTGATCCCGGGTTCAGGGGAGGGCGCGCTCCAGGACGAAGTCATGTTCAACGGTGCTGCCCAGCCGGAAGGACTTGGTGCCCACCTTGTGGAAACCGGACTTTTCGTAGAACCGGATGGCCCGGGCGTTCTGGCTGTTCACGCCCAGCCAGGCTCCGGCGCCGCCGCCTCCTGCCGCCGCCTGCAGGCTGGCGTGCATGAGTTCGGCTGCCGCGCCCAGGCCGTGGTAGTCAGGGTGGACGTAGCACTTGCTGATTTCGACGGACGGCAGCAACTTCAGGACAGAGGCCACGTCGGGATCGGTGGCGGGCCGGTCCACCAGCAGGCTGTAGCCGTTGAGCTGCCCGCCGGCGTCGATGACCAGGATGGTGGTGTCCGGGTCCGCAAGGTACCCCTTGAAGTGTTCTTCGCTCAGGGTGTTGGCCAGGTGGGCGGCAATATCGGCAGGTGACGACGACGGCGGGCAGGCCAGCGGAAAGGTGACGGCCGCCAGCGCAGCCAGCGCGCCGGCGTCGTCCGCTGTTGCCCTGCGGATGGTGTGGGTCATGCTGTTCTTTCGGGTTCAGGCGGTGATGGTTCGGATGGGGGAGCCGGCCAGCCAGGCGGTGATGTCCTCAAGGGCGCCGCCGTAGAACTGCCGGTAGCTTTCCTGGGTGACGTACCCCAGGTGCGGGGAGAGTACGGTGTTGGGTGCAGCCAGGAGCGGGTGACCGGCCTGCAGCGGTTCCTGGTCGAAGACGTCCAGGGCGGCGCCGCGGATCCACCCCTCGTTCAGCGCTTTGATCAGCGCTTCCTGGTCCACCAGCGGTCCGCGGGAGGTGTTTACCAGGATGCCGTCAGGCCCCAGGAGCCTCAGTTCTGCCTCGCCCACCGTGTTCTCCGAGCGTGGGGAGAGCCTCAGGTGGAGGGTGGCCACATCGGCAACCGTGAAGAGCTCCTCCTTGGAAACCAGCCGGGCCCCGGCCTCCTTGGCTGCTTCCGCCGTGAGGTTCTGGCTCCACGCCACCACGTCCATGCCGAAGGCCTGCCCGTAGGCGGCCACCCGCCGGCCGATTTTGCCCAGCCCCACGATCCCCAGGGTCTTTCCGGCCAACTCCACCCCGACCGTCGACTGCCACGTTCCGGCCCGGAGGGAGGACTCCTCCGCGGGAAGGTGCCGGGCGATGGCCAGCAGCAGGGCCCAGGTCAGTTCCGGCGCTGCAGCGGGCGAACCGTTCGTGCCGCACACCGTCACCCCGTGCTCGGCCGCGGCTGCCACGTCGATGGCGGCGTTCGCCATTCCGGTGGTGACCAGCAGCTCAAGCCCCGGAAGCCTCTCAAACACCTCACGCGGGAACGCGGTCCGCTCGCGCATCGCGATCACCATGGTGGTGTCTGCCAGCGCGGAAACCAGGGCGTCCTGGGAAGCGAAAGGCTCACGGTAGGACGTCACGGCGACCCCTTCCGCCTCCAGGGCCGCGAAGTCGGCGAAGCCGTGGGCCACGTCCTGGTAGTCGTCGAGGATGGCCAGGCGGTGCGTCATGGGTGTCCTTCCCAGTGTGCTGCGTCCTTGGGTCACGTTCATCGTATGGCAGCGCCGCCCGGGAGGGTGCCTGAAACTCCAGCAACGCCGGGCATGATAGCAATGGGAGTGATGAATCCACGCCCATTCCCGATTTTGCCCCTGTGAGCGGCCGCGTCCTCTCCCGCATCCCGAAGAGCTGGGTCCTGCTGGCCTGCATCGGCCTGCTTGCGCTGAACCTCCGCGGCCCTTTCGTTGCCGTAGCACCCCTGGTGGACCTCATGCAGGCGGAGCTGCACTTTTCGCCGGTCATGCTGGGGCTGCTGACCAGCATTCCCGTGCTCTGCTTTTCGCTCGCTGCTCCCTTGGCGTCCCTTGCTTCGCGGAAATTCGGTGCCGAGTTCGCCGTTACGCTGACCATCGTGGGGGTCCTGGCCGGTGTGCTGGTGCGCTCCGCTGGGGGACCGGTGCTGGTGGTGGCCGGCACGGTGGTTATCGGGGTTGCCATCACGGTGGGAAACATCGCGGTGCCGCTGATCATCCGGCGGGACTTTGCGCCGCGGCGGCAGGGGACCGCGATGGGGATCTACACCGCCGCACTGAACATTGGGTCCTTCCTGACCTCGG
This window of the Pseudarthrobacter defluvii genome carries:
- a CDS encoding glutathione peroxidase, which encodes MYPIPLILNDGTRTNFGQFEGKVVLVVNVASNCGFTRQYAGLEALYGKFRDRGFEVLGVPCNQFAGQEPGTDDEIADFCERNFGVTFPLTAKTDVRGRNQHLLSGELTKFRTGLLPGMVKWNFEKFLVNREGNVVARFAPTVEPDSAAVIDAIEQELG
- a CDS encoding phosphodiesterase; protein product: MEHIEAEHPRPRHFLLHLSDPHLLGGPEPLYGTVDSEARLIQLFDEVKASGARPEAVIFTGDLADKGDAQAYVKLRAIVEPACKELGAQVIWAMGNHDDRANFRKGLLDQPGTDEPVDHSYFINGLRVITLDTTVPGFHHGELSAAQLEWLARQLETPAPDGTILALHHPPVPSVLDLSVLVELRDQASLAAVVRNSDVRTILAGHLHYSTTASFAGVPVSVASASCYTQDLNVPVGGTRGQDGGQAFNLVHVYEHTIVHSVVPLGSSPTVGEYVSPEETARRLEAAGVRIPETTKQLGSSKLGISVRR
- a CDS encoding stealth family protein codes for the protein MPTSSSTETTITEAPVQDEVYYGGQASVEEQFHAEITSAAAEQRLSHRPDVIRHKGRYSLINDTRTPYQAMVEDLLFLRNVLANAGLSYLLVRGNNDRPVLALDWKDRKKLRAALVEACRDEPFYSMTVDAKKKTSVLVADGELSPNRQGRIFRLYRPRVEPVGGFEFGASAGVQIELWAFEGEQLTLPIENSLTRRTLLRQDAVRGTVERYGHTWPTIENMFADHASDISFDVDIVFSWVDGSSPEYIAARRAQQKGHVLGEGDDHEARFRQINELKYALRSVYMFAPWIRRIFIATDSPAPAWLADHPSVTIVRSEEFFSDPSVLPTHNSQAVECQLHNIEGLSEHFLYSNDDMFFGRPVGPDMFFTPGGITKFIEAETRIGLGENDAERSGFENAARVNRKLLWNRFGRITTRHLEHTAAPLRRSVVSQMEQEFPEEFRKTAASRFRAADNISVTNSFYHYYALLTGLAVTQTAAKVRYVDTTMRSGLKYLPKLLGKRNMDFFCLNDGSFPEVSADERAELVTDFLERYFPIKAPWEK
- a CDS encoding type II toxin-antitoxin system VapB family antitoxin translates to MIFKAVGEGRPYPDHGFNTPKQWASLPPRPVRLDELVTTKRTLDLEALLAEDSTFFGDLFPHVVQYRGTLYLEDGLHRAVRTALHQRTAIHARVLVLDG
- a CDS encoding LytR C-terminal domain-containing protein, which produces MARKRPADPSVLHGHHVVSGPELRAAMEAAKDADETARVRRRVLHGVVLVLLIGLIAAGIIVAMAIINGRLKIPAAEPAPTPVSSCPASSFDYTPNDKVNLNVLNSTSRSGLARSVADEFLARKFVVGNVSNINAGYRGVAAVVSGAAGQAAAFTVQRNLQGSDYFQDGRNDASVDVILAQDYKGLVPPELVDQTPGQLSCPRESRRIADPDKLPVTPAA
- a CDS encoding TetR/AcrR family transcriptional regulator, with amino-acid sequence MPRISAASNAEQRAETQRRILTAFGELLFTHGLPGLTMTDVARHAGIGRTAVYNYFADIEELLISYALDETEKFLSDLRDALERLENPVDRLALYVRAQVVDLSRRHLPPGPAMGAVLSPSSFAKLSDHVGELSVLLQGILRDGMEQGYLPVADVGQQSQLILGTLSSSAARGSDEPAELEARVARTVRFIQLGAGARFDAGGRPIRVAQLPAVAS
- a CDS encoding DsbA family oxidoreductase, whose amino-acid sequence is MKIEIWSDVACPWCFIGKRRFEAALAAFPHRDAVDVVWRSYQLDPTLPEHYDGTELEYLSSRKGMPAQQVSQMFEHVAQQAKGEGLDYRFDKVVVANSFTAHRLIHLAAAHGKQDAAKERLLSDHFEHGKDIGSREYLSALGKDLGLPAAEVDELFTTDKYSDEVRFDFQEARGLGISGVPFFVIDRKFGLSGAQPTETFTAALDQAWQEANPLVLVNSTDAEACGPDGCAI